Proteins encoded by one window of Teretinema zuelzerae:
- a CDS encoding RHS repeat domain-containing protein, whose product MKKFGTILAVTAIVASLFISCSQDGDSGSSSSTTLSPNQVSVVVTGLVKDFKGDLITSASVGFSDGDTASVAVGSRALKSSSVNSSGQFELEVINSAFDNGKMTIVVKKDGYLPYVRQITIPTFAAVTNDTYTIILNGNAYVYPINVTSKVKEVSVDTDSDDTDPVVYVSYDTTVGGFECGYDMGAITMYPLNGRAQGRILVVRDLDDGTAGAVPPPEGSKVAFRFKNGTFTTGLTETIVYALTDATGNFTFSDSVVAPNTSANPLPVFFADTDDADTTYATVSIQSATSGGASDASGMAYLVISKNFNNLEYLQVGPTLVANSYNNFGTIYAEIDNRARVTGWTPQTTVDGSVVPMNPLTATSTPAPITLTFSKALDATTVSTYGVSFTATNWSTRAASVTLAADGLSAEIVPVASFPKGATVNLDITDWAATDGSALINPDIDFVVQGGIRLTDCSWLDDSMTPAYVPYTTTSYSVTFDQVPVRYNASLTSLYNVTDGASVPATIALDATARTLTATPTVALEAGNVYEIRYSVSSGITGDPDAAYSGTAPDGFNVAQMRFTYAPDYMLYLTNSNLWATGSTYTTVVSNAEFAITGNPSITFNRAVQTSPAPVFELRYGAGPTIVPVTATTTDNLTFTFDPVTDLIEGTVYTLAYTVYGSADGIISVTDTVAFTTASTPKLVLTASSLYLAGVPTTTLDPATTSFTLTFDRAVNQSATGDFAADYTLTQGANEIDLAVAYNAAGTVVTLTPGAALKAGTAYSLAYTVFHATGFSVGNSTTGTIAFTTAKNAALAAPTLALDTLHKTVTDGRSAYDNGEGAFYLTVAKNADADAFAFQYKLDDDNFWQDIAAVNAVMSGENATVAYYTVTPGVLIVSGETIQIRAKATAADRFDSLWSTALSFVDGVAPLNGDVLLNAAAVPADGIVDIAIGANAGNPLAARYTYTVTIGGENMLASLSGTPSAGGSASLVQTADNEYTLYVIVGANVTADITGTLSITLTDAAGNIVDMDPLTAGNQALRLNL is encoded by the coding sequence ATGAAAAAGTTTGGCACAATTCTTGCCGTTACGGCAATTGTGGCATCTCTGTTCATTTCCTGTTCGCAGGATGGAGATTCGGGTTCGTCTTCGTCGACGACTCTTTCGCCTAACCAGGTTTCTGTGGTAGTGACCGGGCTTGTGAAGGATTTCAAGGGCGATTTGATCACCAGCGCGTCTGTCGGTTTCAGCGACGGGGACACCGCTTCTGTTGCGGTGGGAAGCAGGGCTTTGAAATCATCCTCTGTTAACAGCAGCGGGCAGTTCGAGCTTGAAGTGATCAATTCCGCTTTCGACAACGGCAAGATGACCATCGTCGTCAAGAAAGACGGCTATCTTCCGTATGTACGGCAAATCACCATTCCGACGTTTGCCGCGGTTACCAATGATACGTATACTATCATCCTTAATGGAAATGCATATGTATATCCGATCAATGTTACCTCAAAGGTTAAAGAGGTGAGCGTCGATACCGATTCCGACGATACCGATCCCGTCGTGTACGTTTCGTACGATACGACAGTCGGCGGATTCGAGTGCGGCTACGACATGGGCGCGATCACCATGTATCCCTTGAACGGCCGCGCTCAGGGCAGGATTCTTGTCGTCCGCGACCTCGACGACGGCACTGCCGGCGCCGTTCCTCCTCCTGAAGGTTCGAAGGTTGCGTTCCGCTTTAAGAATGGAACATTCACCACCGGTTTGACCGAGACAATCGTATACGCTCTGACTGACGCGACCGGAAACTTCACCTTCAGCGATTCTGTCGTCGCACCGAATACATCGGCAAATCCCCTACCCGTATTCTTCGCCGATACCGACGATGCGGATACCACTTACGCGACCGTTTCCATTCAATCCGCTACATCCGGTGGCGCGAGCGATGCCAGTGGCATGGCGTATCTTGTGATCAGCAAGAACTTCAATAATCTGGAATATTTGCAAGTAGGCCCCACCCTTGTTGCGAATTCTTACAATAATTTCGGCACGATCTACGCCGAGATCGATAATCGGGCCCGCGTGACCGGCTGGACTCCCCAGACCACCGTGGACGGTTCTGTCGTTCCGATGAATCCGCTTACCGCGACGAGCACTCCCGCGCCCATAACGCTGACCTTCAGCAAGGCGCTCGACGCGACCACCGTAAGCACCTACGGCGTTTCCTTCACTGCAACGAATTGGAGCACCAGAGCTGCTTCCGTTACTCTCGCCGCCGACGGACTTTCTGCCGAGATTGTTCCTGTAGCTTCCTTCCCCAAGGGCGCTACAGTAAATCTTGACATCACCGATTGGGCAGCAACCGATGGAAGCGCCCTCATCAATCCTGATATCGACTTTGTCGTACAGGGCGGAATCCGCCTTACCGACTGCTCCTGGCTCGACGATTCCATGACTCCCGCGTATGTTCCGTATACGACAACCAGTTATTCCGTCACCTTCGACCAGGTTCCCGTGCGCTATAACGCAAGCCTGACTTCGCTTTATAACGTGACGGACGGAGCGTCTGTTCCCGCGACCATCGCGCTCGACGCGACCGCGAGAACTCTCACCGCGACCCCGACCGTAGCGCTTGAGGCCGGAAATGTATACGAGATTCGCTATAGCGTATCTTCCGGTATTACCGGCGATCCAGATGCCGCTTATAGCGGAACCGCACCAGACGGATTCAACGTTGCTCAGATGCGCTTTACGTATGCTCCGGACTACATGCTCTATCTGACAAACTCGAACCTCTGGGCGACCGGATCGACCTATACTACCGTTGTAAGCAACGCTGAATTCGCCATTACCGGCAATCCGTCAATTACGTTCAACCGCGCGGTTCAAACCTCTCCCGCTCCCGTATTCGAGCTGAGATATGGTGCCGGACCGACCATTGTGCCGGTTACCGCAACGACTACAGACAACCTCACCTTCACTTTTGATCCCGTCACCGATTTGATCGAAGGCACGGTGTATACTCTTGCATACACCGTGTACGGAAGCGCCGACGGTATCATCTCTGTTACCGACACGGTTGCTTTCACCACCGCTTCCACTCCGAAGCTCGTTCTCACCGCCAGCAGCCTGTATCTGGCCGGCGTACCGACCACGACTCTCGACCCTGCGACTACATCGTTTACGCTGACCTTCGACCGCGCCGTAAACCAGTCTGCGACCGGAGATTTCGCAGCGGATTATACCCTTACTCAAGGCGCGAATGAAATCGACCTTGCTGTAGCGTACAACGCCGCCGGAACCGTAGTAACGCTGACCCCGGGAGCGGCTCTCAAAGCCGGAACCGCGTATTCTCTCGCGTACACGGTTTTCCACGCGACCGGCTTCAGCGTCGGCAATTCTACGACCGGAACCATCGCGTTCACGACTGCGAAAAATGCTGCTCTCGCCGCACCGACCCTGGCTCTGGATACCCTGCATAAAACGGTTACAGACGGACGTTCCGCTTACGATAACGGAGAGGGCGCTTTCTACCTTACCGTTGCCAAGAATGCCGACGCGGATGCCTTCGCGTTCCAGTACAAGCTCGACGACGACAACTTCTGGCAGGATATCGCTGCGGTGAACGCGGTGATGTCCGGAGAGAACGCTACAGTAGCTTACTACACGGTAACTCCTGGAGTATTGATTGTATCCGGTGAAACAATTCAAATCCGGGCGAAAGCGACTGCCGCTGACCGGTTCGATTCGCTTTGGTCGACTGCGCTTTCCTTCGTCGACGGAGTCGCGCCTTTGAATGGTGACGTTCTACTCAACGCCGCCGCGGTTCCTGCAGACGGAATTGTAGATATCGCGATAGGCGCCAATGCCGGAAATCCCTTGGCTGCACGTTATACTTACACCGTGACTATCGGCGGAGAGAATATGCTGGCAAGTTTGTCAGGTACTCCGTCAGCCGGAGGTTCTGCCTCGCTGGTTCAGACCGCGGATAATGAATATACCCTGTATGTCATCGTAGGCGCTAACGTAACTGCAGATATCACAGGTACTCTGTCGATTACACTTACCGACGCAGCCGGTAACATAGTCGATATGGATCCCTTGACCGCAGGAAACCAGGCGCTCAGGCTCAACCTCTAA
- a CDS encoding glycogen/starch/alpha-glucan phosphorylase yields MAENKLNPKLGMDAASLKKSLENHIRFTLGKDQYTSTTYDRYSGLALATRDRLIERWIQTQQTYYDKNAKRVYYLSLEFLLGRTLGNSLMNLGLQKEAEKTAQELGYSLEELREKEWDAGLGNGGLGRLAACFLDSLATMELPAVGYGIRYDYGIFFQSIRDGWQVETPDNWLRFGNVWEFPRPEFTCVVHFYGRTEDWLDENGWKRKRWVDAEEIVAVAYDTPVPGYGNNTVNNLRLWSAKASREFDLNYFNGGDYIQAVAAKATSENITKVLYPNDNVFEGKELRLKQEYFFVSATIQDIFRRYKKTHKTFDQFPDKVAIQLNDTHPAIAIAELMRILVDIERLDWDAAWNITVQTFGYTNHTILPEALEKWSVGLLGRVLPRHLEIIYEINSRFLDGVRERYPADPDLWRDLSIIEEGEDKKIRMANLAIVGSHSLNGVAALHTEILKKSVFPGFYRLWPEKFNNKTNGVTQRRWLKLCNPELSALISSKIGEGWITNLGELRKLEPFAEDSGFRNEWAQVKKKKKEQLAAYILSRNNIEVNPESLFDIQVKRLHEYKRQLLNALHVVTLYNRIIDNPAADHVPRTVIFAGKAAPGYWMAKLIIKLITSIADKVNSDPRVGDLLKVVFLRNYAVSNAEKIIPAANLSEQISTAGTEASGTGNMKFALNGALTIGTLDGANIEILEEVGKDNIFIFGLDSTGVSALKSKGYDPYYYYNKNRELYRILNQIRQGFFSPDQVDRFAPLADALLSNGDTYMLLADYDSYIACQDRAAKLWKDQDAWNKSSILNTARMGKFSTDRTIAEYAKDIWKVHPVHIDF; encoded by the coding sequence ATGGCTGAAAACAAACTGAATCCGAAACTCGGAATGGACGCGGCTTCCCTAAAAAAATCATTGGAAAATCATATACGCTTTACCCTCGGAAAAGACCAGTATACGTCGACCACCTACGACCGATACAGCGGTTTGGCCCTGGCGACACGAGACCGGCTGATAGAACGGTGGATTCAAACCCAGCAAACCTACTACGACAAAAACGCGAAGCGGGTGTACTACCTCTCCCTTGAATTTCTTTTGGGAAGAACGCTCGGAAACAGCCTGATGAACCTCGGACTCCAAAAAGAAGCCGAAAAAACCGCTCAGGAGCTCGGCTATTCGCTCGAAGAGCTGCGGGAAAAGGAATGGGACGCGGGACTCGGTAACGGGGGACTTGGAAGGCTCGCGGCCTGTTTCCTCGACTCCCTGGCTACTATGGAGCTCCCCGCCGTCGGATACGGCATACGCTACGATTACGGCATCTTCTTTCAAAGCATTCGCGACGGCTGGCAGGTGGAAACTCCCGACAACTGGCTCAGGTTCGGCAATGTATGGGAATTTCCCCGGCCGGAGTTCACCTGCGTCGTCCACTTCTATGGAAGAACGGAAGACTGGCTCGACGAAAACGGATGGAAACGCAAACGCTGGGTAGACGCGGAGGAAATCGTCGCCGTCGCCTACGACACGCCGGTTCCCGGATACGGAAACAACACGGTGAACAATCTCCGCCTCTGGTCAGCGAAGGCGTCCAGGGAATTCGACCTCAACTATTTCAACGGCGGAGACTACATTCAGGCGGTCGCCGCCAAGGCCACCTCGGAGAACATTACCAAGGTGCTCTATCCCAACGACAACGTGTTCGAAGGCAAGGAACTCCGTCTCAAACAGGAATACTTTTTCGTATCGGCGACCATTCAAGATATATTCAGACGGTACAAAAAAACGCACAAAACCTTCGACCAATTCCCGGATAAGGTCGCGATTCAGCTCAACGACACGCACCCGGCCATCGCTATCGCCGAACTGATGCGCATCCTCGTCGACATCGAACGGCTCGACTGGGACGCGGCCTGGAACATCACCGTGCAGACGTTCGGCTATACGAACCACACCATCCTGCCGGAAGCCCTGGAAAAGTGGTCGGTAGGCCTGCTCGGCCGCGTGCTCCCCCGCCATCTGGAAATAATCTACGAAATCAACAGCCGCTTTCTCGACGGCGTGAGGGAACGCTATCCGGCGGACCCTGATCTGTGGCGGGATCTTTCCATCATCGAAGAAGGCGAAGACAAGAAGATCCGCATGGCGAACCTTGCGATAGTCGGCAGCCATTCGCTCAACGGAGTGGCGGCCCTCCATACGGAAATTCTCAAAAAATCGGTCTTTCCGGGCTTCTATCGCCTCTGGCCTGAAAAGTTCAACAATAAAACGAACGGAGTTACGCAGCGCCGATGGCTGAAGCTCTGCAACCCGGAACTCTCGGCCCTCATCTCCTCGAAAATCGGAGAAGGATGGATCACGAATCTGGGAGAACTGCGCAAACTCGAGCCGTTCGCAGAAGATTCCGGTTTCAGGAACGAGTGGGCGCAGGTAAAGAAAAAGAAAAAAGAGCAGCTTGCGGCCTATATTCTGAGCAGGAATAATATCGAGGTGAATCCGGAGTCCCTCTTCGACATTCAGGTTAAGCGCCTCCATGAATACAAACGCCAATTGCTGAACGCCCTCCATGTCGTCACCCTCTATAACCGGATAATCGACAATCCCGCGGCAGACCATGTGCCCAGAACTGTTATTTTCGCCGGCAAGGCGGCGCCCGGCTACTGGATGGCCAAGCTCATCATCAAGCTCATCACCTCCATCGCGGACAAGGTCAATTCAGACCCGCGCGTGGGAGACCTTCTGAAAGTCGTGTTCCTCAGGAATTACGCGGTTTCCAACGCAGAAAAAATCATTCCAGCCGCGAACCTTTCCGAGCAGATTTCAACCGCGGGAACCGAGGCGTCCGGAACGGGAAACATGAAATTCGCACTGAACGGAGCCCTCACCATCGGCACCCTGGACGGAGCGAACATCGAGATCCTCGAGGAAGTCGGTAAAGACAACATCTTCATTTTCGGCCTCGATTCCACGGGAGTTTCGGCCCTCAAATCAAAGGGATACGATCCGTACTACTACTACAATAAAAACCGCGAACTGTACCGGATACTCAACCAGATACGGCAGGGATTTTTTTCGCCCGACCAGGTCGACCGCTTCGCTCCCCTTGCCGACGCGCTGCTGTCGAACGGTGACACGTATATGCTCCTTGCCGACTACGACTCGTACATCGCCTGCCAGGACCGGGCAGCGAAGCTGTGGAAGGATCAGGACGCATGGAACAAAAGTTCTATTCTCAACACGGCCCGAATGGGAAAGTTCTCTACCGATAGAACGATTGCGGAATACGCGAAGGATATCTGGAAGGTGCATCCGGTGCACATCGATTTTTAA
- a CDS encoding biotin--[acetyl-CoA-carboxylase] ligase: MTPSHESHAAAAYDRMEDSRAFGAPVYHIAETGSTMQDARFFSAQGAPDGTAVYADFQRSGRGRIEGRVWDGETGKDLLCTVMLKRQPPPGFTLRVGLAVSRVFERYLSGSCCTQIKWPNDVLADGKKLAGILCESDGEYLYIGTGFNIGRTSFSEELARKASSLALLLRDTGTGEAVRSPQTASFPQLPSIREVLETWLEELRLVLEDEEWNRGVTERLYRKNETLRFLNGDPERNEYIEGILVGIGPSGELLVRESGSEESTPPRRLFSGEIPY; encoded by the coding sequence ATGACGCCATCCCACGAATCGCACGCCGCCGCGGCATACGACCGCATGGAGGATTCCCGCGCGTTCGGCGCTCCGGTCTACCACATCGCGGAAACCGGCAGCACCATGCAGGACGCCCGCTTTTTTTCCGCTCAAGGCGCTCCCGACGGAACCGCGGTATACGCCGACTTTCAGAGATCGGGCAGGGGAAGAATCGAAGGAAGGGTCTGGGATGGTGAAACAGGAAAGGATCTGCTGTGCACGGTAATGCTCAAGCGGCAGCCCCCTCCGGGATTCACGCTCAGGGTAGGCCTCGCGGTTTCCCGCGTTTTTGAACGATATCTCTCTGGTTCCTGCTGCACGCAGATCAAATGGCCAAACGACGTTCTCGCCGACGGAAAAAAACTTGCCGGCATTTTATGCGAATCGGACGGCGAATATCTCTATATCGGTACCGGCTTCAATATCGGGAGAACCTCGTTCTCCGAAGAATTGGCGCGGAAAGCCTCGTCTCTCGCTCTTCTCCTCCGGGATACCGGAACCGGGGAAGCCGTGCGATCCCCGCAAACCGCTTCGTTTCCGCAGCTCCCGTCGATCAGGGAAGTCCTTGAAACCTGGCTAGAAGAACTGCGCCTCGTTCTTGAGGACGAAGAATGGAACCGCGGAGTGACGGAGCGGCTCTACCGCAAAAACGAAACGCTCAGGTTCCTGAACGGGGATCCTGAAAGAAACGAATATATAGAAGGAATTCTCGTCGGCATCGGACCGTCCGGAGAGCTGTTGGTGCGAGAGTCCGGCTCGGAAGAAAGCACTCCCCCGCGCAGGCTCTTTTCAGGAGAGATTCCCTACTGA
- the serS gene encoding serine--tRNA ligase produces the protein MLDYRFIKENLEAVKANIAARHMKADADAVVTLFDRRTALVTSLQSLQTRRNDNAKAMKGKLSDDERKALIEEGKSIKDEIAAAEAELASAEKELENAARQIPNMAHPDAPVGKEDKDNTEVKRVGTPTAFSFEAKDHVQLGEELDLIDFEAGTKVSGVKFYYLKNEAVFLEQALIMYAMNLLRKHGFTPFITPDVAKEEILYGIGFNPRGNESNVYNIEEEGTCLVATAEITLGGYHKDEILPKEKLPLFYCGLSHCFRREAGAAGQFSKGLYRVHQFNKLEMFVYCLPEESDAIHQKLREIEEEIFAGLGIPFRVVDTCTGDLGAPAYRKWDLEAWMPGRNGGDWGEVTSTSNCTDFQARRLNVRYKDDDGKNKFVHMLNGTAIALSRAMIAVIENGQQADGSIKIPAALVPFCGFDVIKPKK, from the coding sequence ATGTTGGATTATCGTTTTATCAAGGAAAACCTTGAAGCCGTTAAGGCGAATATCGCGGCGCGCCACATGAAGGCCGACGCCGATGCCGTTGTTACATTGTTTGACAGGCGGACCGCGCTCGTCACTTCGCTACAGAGCCTTCAAACCCGGCGCAACGACAACGCGAAAGCCATGAAGGGCAAGCTTTCCGACGACGAACGCAAGGCGCTCATCGAAGAAGGCAAGTCGATCAAGGACGAAATCGCCGCGGCGGAAGCCGAGCTCGCATCAGCGGAAAAGGAACTTGAAAACGCCGCCCGGCAAATCCCGAACATGGCCCACCCCGACGCTCCCGTCGGCAAGGAAGACAAGGATAACACGGAAGTAAAGCGGGTCGGAACGCCGACCGCCTTCTCCTTCGAAGCGAAAGACCATGTACAGCTCGGCGAGGAATTGGATCTCATCGACTTCGAGGCCGGAACCAAGGTCTCGGGCGTTAAATTCTATTATCTGAAAAACGAAGCCGTTTTCCTCGAACAGGCTCTCATCATGTACGCCATGAATCTCCTGCGCAAACACGGCTTTACGCCCTTCATCACCCCGGACGTCGCCAAGGAAGAAATCCTCTACGGCATCGGGTTCAATCCCCGCGGAAACGAATCGAACGTATACAATATCGAAGAAGAAGGCACCTGTTTGGTGGCTACCGCGGAAATCACCCTCGGCGGCTACCATAAGGACGAAATTCTTCCCAAAGAAAAGCTGCCGCTCTTTTACTGCGGCCTGTCCCATTGCTTCAGGCGCGAGGCCGGCGCCGCCGGACAGTTCTCCAAGGGACTGTACCGCGTTCACCAGTTCAACAAGCTGGAAATGTTCGTGTACTGCCTTCCCGAAGAATCCGACGCCATTCATCAAAAGCTCCGCGAAATCGAAGAAGAAATCTTCGCAGGGCTCGGCATTCCCTTCCGCGTCGTGGACACCTGCACCGGAGACCTCGGTGCCCCCGCGTACCGCAAGTGGGATCTTGAAGCCTGGATGCCCGGAAGAAACGGCGGAGACTGGGGAGAAGTCACCTCGACCAGCAACTGCACCGATTTCCAGGCGAGAAGACTCAACGTTCGCTACAAGGACGACGACGGTAAAAACAAGTTCGTGCACATGCTGAACGGAACCGCAATCGCCCTTTCCCGCGCGATGATCGCCGTCATCGAAAACGGACAACAGGCCGACGGCTCAATCAAAATACCCGCGGCCCTGGTTCCCTTCTGCGGATTCGACGTCATCAAACCGAAAAAATAA
- a CDS encoding YraN family protein, whose protein sequence is MSGYRARDTGMAGEEAVSRYLETLGQTIHHRNWRTRRGEIDIISGDADTLYFIEVKTWPRGAAADLDIVIGPKKRLRMIETAKYFLSLHRQYKGMYIQFDVILVSSDPLKDAELRIEHLKDAFSEHD, encoded by the coding sequence ATGAGCGGCTACCGCGCGCGGGATACGGGAATGGCGGGAGAGGAAGCCGTTTCCCGCTATCTTGAAACCCTCGGCCAGACGATTCATCATCGAAACTGGAGGACACGGCGCGGAGAAATTGATATAATCAGCGGCGACGCTGATACGCTGTACTTTATTGAGGTCAAAACGTGGCCTCGAGGAGCAGCGGCCGATCTGGATATCGTCATCGGTCCGAAGAAACGGCTCAGAATGATTGAAACGGCTAAATATTTCCTGAGCCTGCATCGACAATATAAGGGTATGTACATTCAATTCGATGTGATTCTGGTATCTTCGGATCCCCTGAAAGACGCTGAGTTGCGGATTGAACACCTCAAAGATGCCTTTTCGGAGCATGACTGA
- a CDS encoding HD-GYP domain-containing protein — MLKKVMRHDLEEGMRFSAPVFFDDGENMLASKGVPIKKRELDALDRWKISYVLTAGEVLPDSADSSGEMIDEPTELDELEELEDLDEEDEMRSGGAVVQSAPVAARRTENPAPAAAQKTPVSMQKAPVAVQKPASSVEKPELDRLEYTSEQILKLPSVLANDALYSRYTALISSLDAVFEDLRSKSEIRTRSIDKIVSDLFNLVVSDRSEILGFILGGDVEESRMAKSSVNIAILSIIIGEHLGLPRHRLLQIATAALLHDVGMIKVPENIVSKEGKLDEAETQAMRSHTFYGYKMIVNELLYADEVGRAAVQHHERWDGEGYPGRIAGAAIDIGARIISVADAFEAMVSPKTWRDAMVGYQAMKNLLADNARRFDPDIIKAMIQSIGIYPIGSIVLMNNSVIARVIDSHKEAPLRPKIRVLIDEFAKPYTQNEGEIVNLMENRNLFIARAIDPAEYRKFQ, encoded by the coding sequence ATGTTGAAAAAAGTAATGCGCCATGATTTGGAAGAGGGAATGAGGTTTTCCGCCCCTGTTTTCTTCGACGATGGGGAAAACATGCTTGCGAGCAAGGGTGTCCCGATCAAGAAACGGGAGCTCGACGCCCTGGATCGATGGAAAATTTCGTATGTGTTGACAGCCGGAGAAGTTTTGCCGGATTCGGCCGATTCTTCCGGGGAAATGATCGATGAACCGACTGAGCTCGACGAGCTTGAAGAGCTTGAGGATCTCGATGAAGAAGACGAGATGCGATCGGGCGGCGCAGTAGTGCAGTCTGCGCCTGTCGCCGCCCGTCGAACCGAGAACCCCGCTCCCGCTGCGGCTCAGAAAACGCCTGTTTCGATGCAGAAAGCCCCTGTCGCGGTTCAGAAACCCGCCTCCTCGGTTGAAAAGCCCGAGCTCGACCGGCTGGAGTATACGAGCGAACAGATTTTGAAGCTTCCTTCGGTGCTTGCGAACGACGCCCTGTATTCAAGGTATACGGCTCTGATCTCCTCTCTGGATGCGGTGTTCGAAGATCTCCGGTCCAAGAGCGAAATCCGCACCCGTTCAATCGACAAAATTGTATCGGATCTGTTTAATTTGGTTGTTTCCGATAGAAGCGAAATCCTGGGCTTTATTTTAGGCGGAGACGTAGAAGAAAGCCGGATGGCGAAAAGCTCGGTCAACATCGCAATTTTATCGATCATCATCGGGGAGCACCTGGGCCTTCCGCGCCATAGGCTGTTGCAGATCGCGACGGCGGCTCTGCTTCACGACGTCGGAATGATCAAGGTTCCTGAAAACATTGTAAGCAAAGAGGGGAAGCTTGACGAGGCCGAGACGCAGGCTATGCGGTCCCATACCTTTTACGGATACAAGATGATCGTCAACGAGCTGCTGTACGCCGACGAGGTCGGCAGGGCGGCGGTTCAGCACCATGAACGCTGGGACGGAGAAGGATATCCCGGACGGATAGCAGGCGCGGCGATAGATATCGGCGCACGGATTATTTCCGTCGCGGACGCCTTCGAGGCGATGGTTTCGCCGAAAACCTGGCGCGACGCGATGGTCGGTTATCAGGCGATGAAGAATTTATTGGCGGATAACGCCCGCAGGTTCGATCCGGACATCATTAAGGCGATGATTCAGAGCATCGGAATATATCCGATCGGCTCGATCGTTCTCATGAACAATTCGGTAATCGCGCGGGTCATCGACAGCCACAAGGAAGCCCCCCTGCGGCCGAAAATTCGGGTGTTGATCGATGAATTCGCGAAGCCGTATACGCAAAACGAGGGCGAGATCGTCAATCTCATGGAGAATCGTAATCTGTTCATTGCGCGCGCCATCGACCCTGCGGAGTACCGCAAGTTTCAATGA
- a CDS encoding EscU/YscU/HrcU family type III secretion system export apparatus switch protein, giving the protein MNTADDDSLAVALRWDRSLPAPLILASGTRLRADDIIALAREYSIPLVEDSELAQFLSTREIGSCVPEECWQAIAAVFSFLDEAIQSRWF; this is encoded by the coding sequence ATGAATACTGCGGATGACGACTCCTTGGCTGTAGCTCTGCGGTGGGACCGGTCTCTTCCGGCTCCGTTGATTCTGGCCTCTGGAACTCGCCTGCGCGCCGACGACATCATCGCCCTTGCGCGCGAGTATTCCATTCCCCTGGTTGAGGACTCCGAACTTGCGCAGTTTCTTTCGACGCGCGAGATCGGTTCCTGCGTTCCGGAGGAATGCTGGCAGGCGATAGCGGCCGTATTTTCTTTTCTTGACGAAGCGATTCAAAGCAGATGGTTTTAA